One Candidatus Nitrososphaera evergladensis SR1 genomic window, ATTATTGTCTGTCCAGAATGTCTGGCGAGGATCTCCTTGGCAACATCCCGACCATTCATCTTTGGCATCCTGTAATCTAGAATCACTACGTCGAAAGGTTTGTTCTGATGGTCAGAAAGCATGTAATGATGTAGACACTCTTCCCCATCGCGAGCAGTTGTAACTTCGTTTCCCTCGCCTTCAAGGAACACTCTGTACATGAGAAGGATGTTTGGTTCGTCTTCGGCCACAAGTATCCGCAAGGCCACTGGACAATAACGCGAGTCGCTTAAAAAGACTATGCTTTATACGCAAAATCTCTAGTCGTTTGACGATTCTGCCTTGGAGTGATTCACAGCGGGGCCGTAATGACACTTGCCGGGCATACGCACACATGGGTGTCAAGTCAATAAATACGCACGGCAAGCAAATGTTTGGTCACAAAAGGCTAACAAGGTTCCTTTCAAAATATGTGCATTACTAAAAGAAGTGCGTACTAGATGTCATACTCTCCAGCCAGCAAGCATTTTTCGCAGTACCTCTGCACCACGACATAGTTTTGCACATCGAAATACGCCTCTGAGGTGGCGTATTCCCCGCACGTATGACAATAAGGAAGTCCCCTGCCGGCTCTCCATTGC contains:
- a CDS encoding response regulator; amino-acid sequence: MAEDEPNILLMYRVFLEGEGNEVTTARDGEECLHHYMLSDHQNKPFDVVILDYRMPKMNGRDVAKEILARHSGQTIIMITAFSKELTDFSGIEKIEVLQKPFELEDLTRLLMKLFEPKIHSTSFDQAKA